In one window of Methanoregula sp. DNA:
- a CDS encoding PAS domain S-box protein, whose amino-acid sequence MADRNSAGQENLKSLTSPANVLQVAFIVAILIALYFISTVNFLLFHGIVELAGIAVAFSIFIIVWNTRRDVNDAFFLIVGISFFFIGCIDLVHTLAYKGMGVFPGNNADLPTQLWIVARYFQSITFLVATFFIGRSITRDRKYDVGIIIAACTAACTFLFASIFVWQNFPHCFIEGSGLTPFKIVSEYIISLILVATIGILYLKREHFDPTVWKFLIAAQVFLIPGELAFSTYISVYGFTNMLGHLFCLISVYLFYRAFVVVALTRPYDLLLHELKVNDDALRDSEAKNRAIYEGSNDAVMLLTEKGFFDCNPRTLQMFGLRSREEFVHYHPAELSPPTQPDGRPSLEAAMGHIQAAFRNGIDRFEWMHRRKNGEDFPAEVLLSACNYGKKRVLQATVRDITDRKMTDDALKRSERHLADIINFLPDATFVIDRNRTVIAWNKAMEEMTGVPAGQMLGKGDHEYAIPFYGHRRPILIDLALMPDEEIEKNYYHIIQKEGDLLIAETDLSRPMGKIVNLWGKATPLYDDKGNKVGAIESIRDVTDRKQAELALRQSEDKYRTLFENSGSPLMIIDEDTTILLVNRKFENISGYTKEEIEGRKSWTEFVADTGDLERMKEYHRLRRVSPELAPVTYESRIIMRTGDIRNMIVTVAMIPATKQSLAALVDITDHKRAEEALRRSEERFREIFDNSNDAIYLVASPKDGSVGTNIAVNRKAVEMLGYSEREFMKMTPRDIHDPATLSDVLNVQEMLAGTGHVIIQTNHRAKDGRIIPVELSIHRFLLGEEMVSLVVARDITERKKADEALHTSEERFRGIASNLPGIVYQFYARDTGEWGMYFVDGRSRDVYGLNPEPLDTWYERYASCIAPEDRQRWVESINDVVIKVAPWDFEGRFIKPTGEEMYIRGLSQPVRLQNETVWNGILLDITERRKAEEELRRLYTELEQRVAERTADLRQAQDAFRQANEKLNLLSSITRHDILNQLMALSGFLELSRMKIHDDAVGEYIRKAQHAAVTIGRHISFTKQYQDIGVKSPVWQNVRECVEKPVTDLLPASVTCTVDLDEIEIYADPLFEKVLYTLVDNTLRHGERVTLIRFSYRMSDTGELILLYDDNGVGIRADDKERIFERGFGKHTGFGLFLAREILAITGITIRETGTEETGARFEIAVPKGAYRFKGTT is encoded by the coding sequence TTGGCTGATCGCAATTCGGCGGGACAGGAGAATTTAAAATCACTCACTAGCCCTGCCAACGTTCTTCAGGTCGCCTTCATCGTTGCTATCCTCATTGCCCTTTATTTTATCAGCACAGTAAATTTCCTCCTCTTTCATGGGATCGTTGAACTCGCGGGTATCGCGGTTGCCTTCTCAATCTTCATCATCGTCTGGAATACCCGCAGGGATGTCAACGATGCATTTTTCCTGATAGTAGGCATCTCATTTTTCTTTATCGGGTGTATCGATCTCGTTCACACGCTTGCGTACAAGGGAATGGGAGTATTTCCCGGCAACAACGCCGACCTCCCCACCCAGCTCTGGATCGTGGCACGGTACTTCCAGAGTATCACGTTCCTTGTCGCAACCTTCTTTATCGGGAGATCCATAACCCGAGACCGGAAGTACGATGTGGGTATCATCATTGCAGCCTGCACCGCCGCATGCACCTTCCTGTTCGCCAGCATCTTTGTCTGGCAGAACTTCCCGCACTGTTTCATCGAGGGCAGTGGGCTCACCCCGTTCAAGATCGTGAGCGAATACATCATTTCGCTCATCCTCGTTGCCACCATTGGTATCCTGTACCTGAAACGGGAGCACTTCGATCCCACGGTCTGGAAGTTCCTCATCGCTGCGCAGGTATTCCTCATCCCTGGTGAACTGGCGTTTTCAACCTACATCTCGGTATACGGGTTCACAAACATGCTCGGCCACCTGTTCTGTCTCATCTCGGTCTACCTCTTCTACCGGGCGTTCGTCGTAGTCGCCCTGACCCGGCCGTATGATCTCCTCCTTCACGAACTCAAGGTAAACGATGATGCGCTGCGGGATAGCGAGGCAAAGAACAGGGCAATTTATGAGGGTTCAAACGACGCCGTCATGCTCCTGACCGAGAAGGGTTTTTTTGACTGCAATCCCCGCACATTACAGATGTTTGGTCTGAGAAGCAGAGAAGAATTTGTACACTATCATCCGGCTGAACTATCCCCGCCGACCCAGCCGGATGGACGTCCGTCTTTGGAGGCTGCAATGGGACACATCCAGGCAGCATTCCGGAACGGTATTGACCGGTTCGAATGGATGCACCGCCGGAAAAATGGTGAGGATTTCCCGGCTGAAGTACTCCTCTCTGCTTGTAATTATGGTAAGAAACGAGTCCTGCAGGCAACAGTCCGGGACATCACCGATCGGAAAATGACAGATGATGCCCTGAAGCGCTCCGAACGCCATCTTGCCGATATCATCAATTTCCTGCCGGATGCAACATTCGTCATTGACCGGAACAGGACCGTCATTGCGTGGAATAAGGCGATGGAAGAGATGACCGGTGTTCCCGCAGGGCAGATGCTCGGAAAAGGGGATCATGAATATGCCATCCCGTTCTACGGACACCGCCGGCCGATCCTGATAGATCTTGCCTTGATGCCGGATGAGGAGATAGAGAAGAACTATTACCATATTATCCAAAAAGAAGGAGATCTCCTCATCGCAGAAACGGATCTCTCGAGGCCGATGGGGAAGATCGTCAACCTGTGGGGAAAGGCGACCCCATTGTATGACGATAAAGGGAACAAGGTTGGCGCAATCGAATCGATCCGGGACGTGACCGATCGCAAGCAGGCAGAACTTGCATTACGTCAGTCCGAGGATAAGTACCGGACCCTTTTCGAGAACAGCGGAAGCCCGCTGATGATCATTGACGAGGATACCACCATCCTGCTCGTGAACCGTAAGTTCGAAAACATCAGCGGCTATACCAAGGAGGAGATTGAAGGCAGGAAGAGCTGGACAGAGTTTGTCGCCGATACCGGAGATCTGGAGAGGATGAAGGAATATCACCGGCTCCGAAGGGTCAGCCCTGAACTCGCCCCGGTAACCTATGAGTCCCGGATAATCATGAGAACGGGGGATATCCGGAATATGATTGTCACTGTTGCGATGATCCCCGCAACAAAGCAGAGTCTCGCGGCCCTTGTCGATATCACCGACCATAAGAGGGCCGAGGAGGCATTGCGCAGGAGCGAAGAGCGGTTCCGGGAAATCTTTGACAATTCCAATGATGCCATTTATCTGGTTGCCTCACCCAAAGACGGGTCCGTGGGCACGAATATTGCGGTAAATCGCAAGGCGGTTGAGATGCTCGGGTACAGCGAGCGTGAATTTATGAAGATGACGCCCCGTGACATCCACGATCCTGCGACACTGTCGGATGTTCTGAACGTACAGGAGATGCTGGCCGGTACGGGACATGTCATAATCCAGACAAACCACCGGGCAAAAGATGGCAGGATCATCCCTGTAGAGCTCTCCATCCACCGGTTCTTACTTGGAGAGGAGATGGTTAGCCTTGTCGTAGCCCGGGATATTACCGAACGTAAAAAGGCTGATGAGGCACTGCACACGAGCGAAGAGCGCTTCCGGGGCATTGCCAGCAACCTCCCGGGAATTGTCTACCAGTTCTATGCCCGGGACACCGGTGAATGGGGCATGTATTTTGTTGACGGACGTTCCCGGGATGTCTACGGCCTGAACCCTGAACCGCTGGATACCTGGTACGAGCGTTATGCCTCCTGTATTGCACCTGAAGATCGACAACGATGGGTTGAATCAATTAATGATGTTGTCATTAAGGTTGCCCCCTGGGATTTCGAAGGCAGATTCATCAAACCTACGGGGGAAGAGATGTATATCCGGGGTCTCTCGCAACCCGTCAGGTTACAGAACGAAACGGTCTGGAACGGGATATTGCTCGACATCACCGAGCGCAGGAAGGCAGAAGAAGAACTCAGGCGACTTTACACTGAGCTGGAGCAGCGGGTTGCCGAACGAACGGCGGATCTCAGACAGGCGCAGGATGCGTTCCGGCAGGCTAATGAAAAACTCAACCTGTTAAGCTCGATCACGCGGCACGACATCCTCAACCAGCTTATGGCCCTGAGCGGATTTCTGGAACTTTCAAGGATGAAGATACATGATGATGCAGTGGGAGAGTATATCCGGAAAGCCCAGCACGCTGCCGTTACGATCGGACGTCATATCTCGTTTACGAAACAGTACCAGGATATCGGGGTAAAATCCCCGGTCTGGCAGAATGTGCGGGAATGTGTTGAGAAGCCGGTGACCGATCTTTTGCCTGCATCGGTAACCTGCACGGTGGATCTGGATGAAATTGAGATTTATGCAGATCCCCTCTTTGAAAAAGTCCTCTATACACTGGTTGACAATACCCTCAGGCACGGAGAGCGGGTAACATTGATCCGGTTTTCCTACCGGATGTCCGATACCGGGGAACTGATCCTG